TTTACGCGTATCAATATCAAACATCTGCCTGTAAACGATACTGCTACTGAATCGTACTGGTCTTTGCTCAAACGGTTGGAAACGCTGGTGCCGGCCGATTTTCCGTTGTATGTCTTTTCAGGAAACCAGCAACGCCGTTTTCATGGCACTAGAATCGCTACGGACCTCATGCTGCATTGGTATACCTATACTAATAAAGATACGGTCGGTAACTGGAATGCCTATACGTTTGCCTTGGATAAGGATAGTGTAAGAGAAGTGAATGGTACTGCTGCCTGGAATGGTATAACTTATCAGCAGGTTTCCAGGGTAGCAGGTACGCCGCTTTCGCCGCTATCGGTTTGTTTGTATGCAGATGACCAGGTCGCTGATAGTCGCTACCTGCGTGCCGCTATTATGGCCGTGCAGGACTATTCCGGCAGGAAAATTATTTTCAGGGAGCTATCGGCAAATCAAAGCCCCGACTGGTTATGCTGGTTGTCCGAGAAGCCGCTGCCGACGAATGTGAGTGCCCGGTATATTTTGAAATATGCGGCATCCGGGGCTGTTATTACAGATACCATGGCTGCCGGCAATTGTAATATTTATAAAAGATTTGCTGTTCCGGAAAAAACTGACACGATTCTTTACCGCGATAATGGCGGTTATCCGCTGGTAGGAAAGAACGGCAACCAATATACGTTGTATACGCATCTGCATCCTGAATGGAACGATGCAGTAATAACTGGTCAGCTGCCATTATATTTGCTGGATGTACTTGTTCCGGTGCCAGCCCCAGGTATGCATGATCTTCGTGCCATAGATGCAAAACAATTGCTGCCGGCTAAAGTACCTGAAAAGAATAAACGCAATGCACCGGTTAAAACAATTGACCTGCGCGATACATTGCTGTTACTATTGCTGCTAATAATAGCAGTGGAGAGACTCCTGTCATTACAAAGGAAAAAGGAGGTAGCCGATGTATAATCCAATCTTATTACGGATTCGTAAGCAATGGATTGCCTTACGGATAAGCACCATCCTGTTGCAGGCC
This window of the Chitinophaga sp. Cy-1792 genome carries:
- a CDS encoding BatA domain-containing protein, encoding MLHLLQPIWMFLSAGIIVPVLIHMWHRKPGRILRIGSIQLLKPATVRHSRSLGLSELLLLLLRCIFLLLLALLLSQLQWKSPFSKEHRGWIILEDRAYPHFKKTIDSLIESGCELRRFDTAFTRINIKHLPVNDTATESYWSLLKRLETLVPADFPLYVFSGNQQRRFHGTRIATDLMLHWYTYTNKDTVGNWNAYTFALDKDSVREVNGTAAWNGITYQQVSRVAGTPLSPLSVCLYADDQVADSRYLRAAIMAVQDYSGRKIIFRELSANQSPDWLCWLSEKPLPTNVSARYILKYAASGAVITDTMAAGNCNIYKRFAVPEKTDTILYRDNGGYPLVGKNGNQYTLYTHLHPEWNDAVITGQLPLYLLDVLVPVPAPGMHDLRAIDAKQLLPAKVPEKNKRNAPVKTIDLRDTLLLLLLLIIAVERLLSLQRKKEVADV